From Quercus lobata isolate SW786 chromosome 1, ValleyOak3.0 Primary Assembly, whole genome shotgun sequence, one genomic window encodes:
- the LOC115980499 gene encoding cyclin-D3-1-like produces the protein MAHFHLHQQQQYEESNAQIEENPTLLLDALYCSEEHWEEDEQEEVEDNYHCNSYNKPNPFPVLLEQDLYWDDEELISLFSKEQKNEVFESLNTDPYLAGARREAVDWILRVIEHYSFSALTAVLAVNYFDRFLFGFQFQQGKPWMTQLAAVACLSLAAKVEETQVPLLLDLQVDLSTYVFEAKTIKRMEILVLSTLQWKMNPVTPLSFLDYITRRLGLKNHLCWEFLRRCECILLCVLSDSRFMSYLPSVVATATMLHVVNTVEPCLIVQYQNQLLGILGIDKQDKVDECCKLILELASRGNGNTSNKRKFGSLPSSPKGVMDVSFSSDSSNDSWAVAASSVSSSPEPLSKKSRAQDQLLQPLNHPSSDILSIPR, from the exons atggcTCATTTTCATCTTCATCAACAACAGCAATATGAAGAATCAAATGCACAGATAGAGGAAAACCCAACTCTTTTATTGGACGCTCTTTATTGCTCAGAAGAGCACTGGGAGGAAGATGAACAAGAAGAAGTTGAAGATAACTATCATTGCAATAGCTATAATAAGCCAAACCCTTTTCCTGTTTTGCTAGAACAAGACCTTTATTGGGATGATGAGGAGCTAATCTCTTTGTtctcaaaagaacaaaaaaatgaagTCTTTGAAAGTCTCAACACTGATCCATACCTAGCTGGGGCAAGAAGAGAGGCTGTGGATTGGATTTTAAGGGTCATTGAGCATTACTCTTTCTCTGCTCTCACAGCTGTTCTTGCTGTTAATTACTTTGATAGGTTCCTATTCGGCTTTCAATTTCAGCAAGGGAAGCCATGGATGACTCAGCTCGCTGCTGTGGCTTGTCTATCTCTTGCTGCCAAAGTGGAAGAGACCCAAGTGCCTCTTTTGCTTGACCTGCAG gtgGATTTGAGTACGTATGTATTTGAGGCCAAAACGATTAAGAGAATGGAGATTTTAGTGCTCTCAACGCTTCAATGGAAAATGAATCCTGTAACCccactttcttttcttgattataTCACAAGGAGGCTTGGTTTAAAGAACCATCTTTGTTGGGAATTTCTAAGGAGGTGTGAGTGCATTCTTCTCTGTGTCCTTTCAG ATTCTAGGTTCATGTCTTATCTCCCATCTGTTGTGGCCACTGCTACAATGCTGCACGTTGTTAATACTGTAGAGCCTTGTCTTATTGTTCAATACCAAAACCAGCTATTGGGTATTCTCGGAATCGATAAG CAAGACAAAGTAGATGAGTGCTGCAAGCTCATCTTGGAATTGGCTTCAAGAGGCAATGGCAATACGTCCAACAAGCGCAAGTTTGGCTCTTTACCAAGCAGTCCAAAGGGTGTAATGGACGTGTCATTTAGCTCTGATAGCTCAAATGATTCATGGGCTGTGGCAGCTTCATCAGTCTCTTCCTCACCTGAGCCTTTGTCCAAGAAGAGCAGGGCTCAAGACCAGCTTTTACAGCCACTCAACCATCCAAGTTCAGATATTCTCAGCATTCCTCGTTAG
- the LOC115981441 gene encoding E3 ubiquitin-protein ligase RZFP34-like: MHYKCVKEMEKHCRYSCPICSKSIGDMTRHWEKLDQVVASTPMPETYQNKMVWILCNDCGANSLVQFHIVGHKCLSCKSYNTRQIQGDPTASCASSVTEIVR; encoded by the exons ATGCATTATAAATGCGTCAAAGAGATGGAGAAACATTGCCG GTACTCATGCCCCATCTGCTCAAAGTCCATTGGTGATATGACACGTCACTGGGAAAAGCTTGATCAAGTG GTTGCCTCAACTCCAATGCCTGAAACATACCAAAATAAGATG GTGTGGATTCTCTGCAATGATTGTGGAGCAAACTCACTTGTCCAATTCCATATTGTGGGACATAAATGCCTAAGCTGCAAATCCTACAATACTAGACAGATACAAGGAGATCCAACTGCTTCATGTGCATCAAGCGTGACTGAGATAGTGAGATGA
- the LOC115980510 gene encoding protein UPSTREAM OF FLC-like, producing the protein MEARMKKYRREVSPERSKVWTEKSPKYQQNPRNVKVAVVYYLCRNRQLEHPHFMEVPLSSSDGLFLRDVIDRLNVLRGRGMASMYSWSCKRSYKNGFVWHDLSENDRILPAHGNEYVLKGSELFDESNSERFSPIANIKMQSLKQLPEPVSSRSHDDSSSSSSMNGKEIKHSQEDELSPPVQLPDSTCVSPESRVGKNSSWGGSLSLTEYKVYKGDGLADAATQTEDNVSRSKAKETCTRGVSTDDGSLEPECSDVYRNQVSRAKENSEICRESFSPPPSTSSASSSGGKTETLESLIRADVSKINSFRILEEEDIRMPANARLKATNVFMQLISCGSVSVKDHSFGLIPTYKPRFSHSKFPSPLFSTSLVLGELDCLSENPRLMGIRLEDKEYFSGSLIETKMLKEEGEGVNSLKRSSSCNADRICKQLDPIEHKEESTSGRSKCIPRSIKTSLSKQPRSESMKSPVSDRPRNSSDGADSSHTVAPIVSNGGSKRITEPSSGRKQSKRLDSFREEEKVIKIEESLLQELGL; encoded by the exons aTGGAGGCGAGAATGAAGAAGTACAGAAGAGAAGTGAGTCCGGAGAGATCAAAAGTTTGGACGGAAAAGTCGCCGAAGTACCAACAGAATCCCCGGAATGTCAAAGTCGCCGTCGTTTACTATCTCTGCCGTAACCGCCAGCTCGAACACCCTCATTTCATGGAAGTTCCTCTCTCTTCCTCCGATGGACTTTTCTTGAGAG atgtTATTGATAGGCTTAATGTTCTGAGAGGAAGAGGCATGGCGTCTATGTATTCTTGGTCTTGTAAGAg AAGCTACAAAAATGGATTTGTGTGGCATGATCTTAGCGAAAATGATCGGATTCTTCCGGCTCACGGGAATGAATATGTTCTCAAAGGCTCTGAGCTCTTCGATGAATCTAACTCTG AGCGATTTAGTCCCATTGCAAATATAAAAATGCAGAGTTTGAAACAATTACCGGAGCCCGTTTCGTCTAGAAGTCATGATGActcgtcttcttcttctagtaTGAACGGGAAGGAGATAAAACATTCCCAAGAGGATGAGCTGTCTCCTCCGGTTCAATTACCCGATTCGACTTGTGTGTCTCCGGAGTCTAGAGTTGGAAAGAATTCTTCGTGGGGTGGTTCTTTGAGCTTGACGGAGTATAAGGTTTATAAGGGTGATGGTTTGGCTGATGCAGCCACGCAGACTGAGGACAATGTAAGCAGAAGTAAGGCCAAAGAGACTTGTACAAGAGGTGTTTCGACTGATGATGGGTCGTTAGAACCTGAATGTAGTGATGTTTATCGAAATCAGGTTTCACGTGCAAAAGAGAATTCTGAGATCTGTAGGGAATCGTTTTCACCTCCTCCGTCTACCTCTAGCGCGTCTTCCTCTGGGGGCAAGACGGAAACTTTAGAATCATTGATTAGAGCTGATGTTAGTAAAATCAACAGTTTTAGGATTCTTGAAGAGGAAGATATAAGAATGCCAGCCAATGCAAGGCTAAAGGCTACAAATGTGTTCATGCAGTTGATCTCATGTGGGTCAGTATCAGTGAAGGACCACAGTTTTGGCTTGATTCCAACCTATAAGCCCAGGTTTTCCCATTCAAAATTTCCCTCCCCGTTGTTCTCTACTTCATTAGTGTTGGGGGAGCTAGATTGCTTGTCAGAGAATCCAAGGCTGATGGGCATTAGGTTGGAAGACAAAGAATATTTTAGCGGGAGCTTGATTGAGACCAAAATGCTtaaggaagaaggagaaggagtTAATTCTCTGAAACGCTCTTCTTCTTGTAATGCTGACAG GATATGTAAGCAATTGGATCCGATTGAGCACAAAGAGGAGTCAACCTCAGGACGTTCCAAATGTATCCCACGATCAATTAAGACTTCATTGAGCAAGCAGCCACGAAGTGAATCTATGAAGTCACCTGTTTCAGATAGACCAAGAAACTCTTCGGACGGAGCTGACAGCTCACACACTGTAGCTCCCATTGTATCCAACGGTGGTAGTAAGAGAATTACAGAGCCTTCCTCGGGGAGAAAGCAATCAAAGAGGCTAGATTCCTTTAGAGAAGAGGAGAAAGTGATCAAAATCGAAGAAA GCTTACTTCAGGAGCTCGGGTTATAA